From a single Tissierellales bacterium genomic region:
- a CDS encoding 2-oxoacid:acceptor oxidoreductase subunit alpha, with protein sequence MDYNILIAGSAGDGLITLSKLLTKILQREGYYLLSNKNYMSRVRGGHNFIQIRFGDAPISAPKSKFDLILAFDRESLELHKKDLKTDGKIFADDSLNDMTTYSNEIIFLPLKSEGRSLKFKHILSAAFAGCVFKAFDLPHESVYNIFDEFFSDSIKADLNRKSFFLGYGIAPTLFDSINSPNQSTIMINGNESIALGALAGGVSFYSAYPMTPSTSIMTYLSKKQSEANIVVDQAEDEIAAIESALGASYAGIRAMTGSSGGGLALMSESISFSGVAEIPIVIANVQRPGPATGLPTRTAQGDLSFVLNIGHGEFPKIIIAPTSVESCFYDTQRALNLAELFQLPVIILSDQFLADSTMTVDDFDFSRIPIERYFASNDLLRQVYKRYEITEDGVSPRIIPGLFDSLVEIADSHEHDEYGHPTEDIDMVIAQMKKRFKKLEWVREKLIEPTYIGCKNPETLLIGFGSVLSPISEAVDYLQSKYSIGALIFSDIMPLPTKKLLKYSAISKNIVDIEHNFTGQFAKYMRAETGLDVTHKLLRYDGRQLTFEEIIEFIEKEVLI encoded by the coding sequence GTGCTGGAGACGGTCTCATAACTCTAAGCAAGCTACTTACAAAGATTCTACAAAGAGAAGGCTATTATCTTCTCTCTAATAAAAATTATATGTCTAGAGTAAGAGGTGGTCACAATTTCATACAAATCCGATTCGGCGATGCGCCTATATCAGCACCTAAATCTAAGTTTGATTTGATACTGGCTTTTGACAGAGAATCATTAGAACTTCACAAAAAGGACTTAAAAACAGATGGAAAAATATTTGCAGATGACAGTTTAAATGACATGACCACATACTCAAATGAAATTATTTTTCTGCCACTAAAATCTGAGGGGCGTAGTCTTAAATTCAAACATATTCTCAGCGCCGCATTTGCTGGCTGTGTATTTAAAGCTTTTGATTTGCCACATGAAAGTGTCTATAATATTTTTGATGAATTCTTTAGTGATTCTATAAAAGCTGATTTAAATAGAAAAAGTTTCTTTTTGGGCTATGGGATAGCTCCAACTCTATTTGACAGTATAAATTCACCAAATCAGAGTACAATAATGATAAATGGAAACGAATCTATCGCACTAGGCGCTCTAGCTGGCGGAGTTTCATTTTACAGCGCGTATCCCATGACCCCTAGTACGAGCATAATGACTTATCTATCAAAAAAACAATCAGAAGCCAATATAGTAGTGGATCAAGCTGAAGATGAAATAGCCGCTATAGAATCAGCTCTAGGAGCTTCTTACGCTGGCATTAGGGCCATGACTGGCTCTTCTGGCGGTGGGCTTGCGCTTATGAGTGAAAGCATAAGTTTCTCTGGCGTAGCTGAAATTCCAATCGTTATAGCAAATGTTCAAAGGCCAGGTCCCGCTACTGGACTCCCTACGAGAACCGCTCAAGGAGATCTTTCTTTTGTACTAAATATCGGACATGGTGAATTTCCTAAAATAATTATAGCTCCAACAAGTGTAGAATCGTGTTTCTACGATACTCAAAGGGCTTTGAATTTAGCAGAGTTGTTTCAATTGCCTGTCATAATTTTGAGCGATCAATTCTTAGCAGATTCAACAATGACTGTAGATGATTTTGATTTTAGTAGGATTCCAATAGAACGTTATTTTGCATCAAATGATTTGCTAAGACAGGTTTATAAGCGCTATGAAATAACAGAAGATGGCGTTTCTCCTAGAATCATACCAGGTCTATTTGATTCGCTTGTAGAAATTGCTGATAGCCACGAACACGATGAATACGGTCACCCTACAGAAGATATCGATATGGTCATAGCTCAAATGAAAAAAAGATTTAAAAAATTAGAATGGGTACGCGAAAAATTAATAGAACCTACTTATATCGGTTGTAAAAATCCTGAAACTCTACTAATAGGCTTTGGTTCAGTGTTATCCCCAATTAGTGAAGCTGTGGATTATCTGCAATCAAAATATTCTATAGGTGCTTTAATCTTCAGCGATATAATGCCTCTTCCTACTAAAAAATTGTTAAAATACTCAGCTATATCCAAAAATATAGTTGATATAGAGCATAATTTTACAGGTCAATTTGCTAAATATATGAGAGCTGAAACTGGTTTGGATGTGACTCATAAATTATTGCGCTATGATGGAAGACAATTAACTTTCGAAGAAATCATAGAATTTATCGAAAAGGAGGTTTTGATATAA
- the lepB gene encoding signal peptidase I: MNKSLKSEVLDWISVIAKALAVAFLIKTFLFQPVQVDGASMYPTLHDDDRLMVNKLEYFISEPNRGDIVILDSPVEPGKLYIKRIIGLGGEHISIKNGHFFINDELLDEGYLTSDVKTLSYNSVSEWDIPNGYVFVVGDNRSGSFDSRQMGPVKVEAVRGEAVFRLFPFDHLGGLN, encoded by the coding sequence ATGAACAAATCACTAAAAAGTGAAGTTTTAGACTGGATAAGTGTTATAGCTAAAGCACTTGCCGTTGCCTTTCTTATCAAAACTTTTTTATTTCAACCAGTTCAAGTTGATGGCGCCTCTATGTATCCTACATTACACGATGATGACCGATTAATGGTTAATAAATTGGAGTATTTCATATCAGAGCCAAATCGCGGAGATATAGTTATTTTAGACTCACCTGTTGAACCGGGTAAATTGTACATAAAACGTATAATAGGACTTGGTGGTGAGCATATATCTATAAAAAATGGTCATTTTTTTATAAACGACGAGCTATTAGACGAAGGTTATTTAACTTCTGATGTTAAGACCCTTTCTTACAATAGTGTATCTGAGTGGGACATCCCTAACGGATATGTATTTGTAGTTGGTGACAATAGAAGTGGTAGCTTTGATAGCAGACAGATGGGGCCTGTAAAGGTTGAGGCTGTTAGAGGTGAAGCTGTTTTTCGATTGTTTCCCTTTGACCATTTAGGTGGGTTGAATTAA
- a CDS encoding response regulator transcription factor: MIEDESRLRKLVYDYLKKENFTLIEAEDGEIGLELFYENNIDLILLDVMLPKLDGWTVCREIRNTSRVPIIMLTARGEEIDQLFGFELGVDDYLTKPFSPKILIARIHALLKRYNKENTKLEFGNIIIDSNAHEVSLDGLILDLSPKEYDLLLYFTQNLNIALSREQILNHVWGYDYFGDERTVDTHIKRLRLKLASESDYIKTIRGVGYKFEVIS, translated from the coding sequence ATGATAGAAGATGAAAGTAGACTCAGAAAACTTGTGTATGATTATTTAAAAAAAGAAAATTTTACACTTATAGAAGCCGAAGACGGTGAAATTGGTCTTGAACTTTTCTACGAAAATAATATTGATCTTATCCTTTTAGATGTCATGCTTCCAAAACTAGACGGCTGGACTGTCTGCCGTGAAATAAGAAATACATCTAGAGTTCCTATAATAATGTTAACAGCTAGAGGTGAAGAAATAGATCAATTATTTGGATTTGAACTTGGTGTAGATGACTACCTCACAAAACCATTTAGCCCCAAAATTTTAATAGCTAGGATACATGCACTATTAAAAAGATACAATAAAGAAAACACCAAACTAGAATTTGGAAATATCATAATAGATTCGAATGCACACGAAGTCAGTCTCGATGGTTTAATCCTTGACTTAAGTCCAAAAGAATATGATTTACTTCTATACTTTACTCAAAATTTAAACATAGCTCTCAGCCGAGAGCAAATACTAAACCATGTATGGGGTTATGATTATTTTGGAGATGAACGAACTGTTGATACTCATATAAAAAGACTCCGTCTAAAATTGGCATCTGAAAGTGATTATATCAAAACCATTAGGGGTGTAGGCTATAAATTTGAGGTGATTTCATGA
- a CDS encoding 2-oxoacid:ferredoxin oxidoreductase subunit beta — protein sequence MDAKTHKDLFKSDAENTWCPGCGDFAILDTLKDALVEMNLMPHEVVIGSGIGQAGKLPHYINANAFNGLHGRAIPPMLGIRVANKDLKIFVCTGEGDSYGEGGNHMIHNMRRNIDIVHIVHDNQVYGLTKGQGSPTTQKGQKTSMQFDGVYTEALNPIAFAIASGASFVARSFSGNPEHLKKMIIAASNHKGYALIDVFQPCVSFNKVNTFKWYKDHTYILGDDYDPSDKAEAFKLATNSNDQIPLGIIYHNSRPTLVDSIKVLSEEPPLVKKFLKASNAQKFLNDFR from the coding sequence ATGGATGCAAAAACTCACAAGGATTTGTTTAAATCTGATGCAGAAAACACATGGTGCCCTGGTTGTGGCGATTTTGCCATACTAGATACTCTAAAAGATGCACTAGTAGAAATGAATTTAATGCCACATGAAGTGGTTATAGGCTCTGGCATAGGACAGGCTGGTAAACTTCCTCACTATATAAATGCAAATGCTTTTAATGGTCTTCATGGAAGAGCTATTCCTCCAATGCTCGGAATAAGAGTTGCAAATAAAGACTTAAAAATATTTGTATGTACAGGTGAAGGTGATTCATATGGTGAAGGTGGGAACCACATGATACACAATATGAGAAGAAATATAGATATCGTACACATAGTGCATGACAATCAAGTATACGGATTGACAAAAGGACAAGGATCTCCAACTACACAGAAGGGACAAAAAACATCTATGCAATTTGATGGCGTATATACAGAAGCTCTAAATCCAATCGCATTTGCCATAGCTTCTGGTGCGAGTTTTGTAGCTAGAAGTTTCTCCGGAAATCCTGAGCATTTGAAAAAAATGATAATAGCTGCATCAAATCACAAAGGTTACGCTCTAATAGATGTATTCCAGCCATGTGTTAGTTTCAACAAAGTAAACACATTTAAATGGTACAAAGATCACACCTATATACTTGGTGATGATTACGACCCAAGCGACAAAGCTGAAGCCTTTAAGCTAGCTACAAATAGTAATGACCAAATACCTCTTGGTATTATTTATCACAATTCTAGACCAACTCTGGTAGATTCTATCAAAGTTTTGAGTGAGGAACCACCTCTTGTAAAGAAATTTTTAAAAGCATCCAATGCTCAAAAGTTTCTAAACGATTTTAGATAA
- a CDS encoding response regulator transcription factor: MNQTILIIEDEQQIRQIIKDFFAHEGFVLLEAKDGEEGLELFESNKVDLILLDIMMPKIDGWSVCRRIRKTSDVPIVIMTARGDEDDQLLGYDLKADDYVVKPFSPAILVAKCKNLLNRLQGDINSSNLVKADNIEIRTLSREVFLDGKELSLTFKEYELLLYMIQNQNIALSRETILKEVWGYDFWGENRVVDSHIKKLRKHLGTSSQHIKTIFGVGYKFEVNS, from the coding sequence ATGAATCAAACTATATTGATAATTGAAGATGAACAACAGATTCGTCAAATTATAAAAGATTTTTTTGCTCATGAAGGCTTTGTTTTGTTAGAAGCTAAAGATGGTGAGGAAGGTCTAGAACTATTTGAATCGAACAAAGTTGACTTAATACTGCTAGACATAATGATGCCAAAAATAGACGGCTGGAGCGTATGCCGTAGAATAAGAAAAACTTCTGACGTCCCTATAGTTATAATGACTGCTCGTGGCGATGAAGATGACCAGTTACTAGGTTATGATTTAAAAGCTGATGACTACGTAGTTAAGCCATTTAGCCCAGCTATTCTAGTTGCAAAATGTAAAAATTTATTAAATAGATTACAAGGCGACATAAATTCCTCAAATTTAGTTAAAGCAGATAATATAGAAATTCGGACACTATCACGTGAAGTTTTTCTAGATGGAAAAGAACTTTCTTTGACTTTTAAAGAATATGAACTTCTGCTATATATGATACAAAATCAAAATATAGCTTTAAGTAGAGAAACTATACTAAAAGAAGTGTGGGGTTATGATTTTTGGGGTGAAAACAGGGTAGTTGACTCTCATATAAAAAAGCTTCGAAAACATCTAGGTACTTCATCGCAGCACATAAAGACAATATTTGGAGTAGGATATAAATTCGAGGTGAATTCATGA
- a CDS encoding HAMP domain-containing histidine kinase has product MNTKLRQKLFLFFTLFVCSTLVGLLVFNVFFLDSFYQNEKKSQLYDTADSVSIALDSDDWMSSIDKIKSISGFEIYLYSDDNQWFYGSQSGNMNTLSRGRNSTNGMGRNSNDRSDLSANLKKAHDYGDIYSVYTHPRWALEYLLYIRYSNGIYIVLETPIDNISDSAKTTQLFYMKFSAVMLIIGLIMAFFLSKYLEKKIYILQSQNAKLQADIEKEKTLEKMRREFIANVSHDLKTPISLIQGYAEGLKDEIVESKEDLNEYYNIIYDESIKMDNIVKELLELSKYESGGIKLNKTSTSLNTLLETIFSKYTLSFAEHSVISKLQIPDENIIADVDSHQLEKAISNLIDNALKNIDSPNNLSLKLSLSKNFIHISVFNTGSHIPESELNKIWDSFHKLDSSRSRSNGGHGLGLAIVKNIINLHGGNSFCENTDSGVVFTVTLPR; this is encoded by the coding sequence ATGAATACAAAGTTGAGACAAAAATTATTTTTATTTTTTACATTGTTTGTTTGTTCTACATTAGTAGGTCTTCTTGTATTCAACGTATTTTTTCTTGATAGCTTCTACCAAAACGAAAAAAAATCACAATTATATGATACTGCAGATTCTGTGAGCATTGCACTCGATTCAGATGATTGGATGTCATCTATAGATAAAATAAAAAGTATCTCTGGCTTTGAAATTTATCTATATAGCGATGATAATCAGTGGTTCTATGGCTCTCAAAGTGGCAATATGAATACTCTCTCTAGGGGCAGAAATTCTACAAATGGCATGGGAAGAAATTCAAATGACCGTTCTGACTTATCTGCTAATTTAAAAAAGGCTCATGACTATGGTGATATCTACTCTGTGTATACTCATCCAAGATGGGCTTTAGAATATCTTTTGTATATACGCTATTCTAACGGAATATACATTGTACTCGAAACTCCTATAGATAATATTTCAGACAGCGCTAAAACCACTCAACTGTTTTACATGAAATTTTCAGCCGTAATGCTCATAATTGGACTTATAATGGCTTTTTTCCTTTCAAAATACCTTGAAAAAAAAATATACATTCTTCAATCTCAAAATGCCAAACTCCAAGCTGACATTGAAAAGGAAAAAACTTTAGAAAAGATGAGACGAGAGTTTATTGCCAATGTCTCTCACGATTTGAAAACACCAATTTCACTCATACAGGGTTATGCCGAGGGGTTAAAAGACGAAATCGTAGAATCTAAAGAAGACCTAAATGAATACTATAATATTATCTACGATGAATCTATAAAAATGGACAATATAGTTAAAGAGCTACTAGAACTTTCAAAGTATGAATCTGGTGGTATAAAGCTAAATAAAACATCTACGAGTTTAAATACTCTTTTAGAAACTATTTTTTCTAAGTACACCCTATCATTTGCTGAGCACTCTGTAATATCTAAACTACAAATTCCAGATGAAAATATAATAGCAGATGTAGATTCTCATCAACTTGAAAAAGCAATATCTAATCTCATTGACAATGCTTTAAAAAATATAGATTCTCCTAATAATCTATCGCTGAAATTGAGTTTGTCGAAAAATTTCATCCATATTTCAGTATTCAATACAGGTTCTCACATACCCGAATCAGAGCTAAATAAAATATGGGATTCATTCCATAAATTAGATAGTTCTAGAAGTAGATCAAATGGTGGACATGGTCTTGGTCTTGCCATAGTAAAAAATATAATAAATCTCCATGGCGGAAATAGTTTTTGTGAAAATACTGATAGTGGCGTAGTATTTACTGTCACACTACCTAGGTAG